The nucleotide window CGCGCCCCCGACGATGGCGATCTCCGAGAGCGGCGTGTCGACCACGCGGTCGCCCCCGAACTCCTCGAGCAGTTCGTCCGTGGCGCGGAAGACGCCGCCGCTCTTGGCGACGTCCTCACCCAGGACGACCACGCGGTCGTCGGCCGCCATCTCGGTGTGCAATGCGTCGTTGACCGCCTCCACGATTGTTGCCTGCATGGTCACCCCTTGGGCCGCTGTTCGACGTAGTCGTACATCTCCGGCCGGCGCTCGAGGAGGTCCTCGAACTCCGCCAGCTGCCTGGCGAGTTCGGGCGGCATCTCGTCGTACACGTACGCGAACAGCTCCTCGACGCCGCGCTGTTCGAACTCGTTCGCGGCCGCGAGCGCCTCGTCGAACTCCGCCTCGATCTCCTCGACGATCGCGTCGTGGTCGATGTCGTCCCACAGCCCCTCGGCCTCCAGGAACGACCGGTACCGCTCGATGGGGTCGTCCTCCTCCCATCGCTCGACCTCCTCGTCGTCGCGGTAGCGCGTGGGATCGTCGCTGGTAGTGTGGGCGTCGAGGCGGTAGGTGACCGACTCGACGAACACCGGCTCGCCCTGGCGCACGCGTTCCTTCGCGGTCGAGACGGCGTCGTACACCGCCAGCACGTCCTGGCCGTCGACGCGGATGGCGTCGATGCCGTACGCCAGCGCCTTCTGCGCGATGGTGCTCGCGCCGGTCTGGCTCTCGAAGTTCGTCGAGATGGCGTACTGGTTGTTCTGGCAGAAGAACAGCGCCGGCAGCCGCAGCGCCCCCGCGAGGTTGATGGCCTCGTGGGCCGCCCCGGTGCTCGTCGCGCCATCGCCAAGATAGGCGGTCGTGACGGCGTCCCCGTCGTCGAGGTCCATCCCCCAGGAGACGCCGGCGGCCAGCGGGAGGTGCGAGCCGATGGATATGGCGATCTGGGAGTTGTGCTCGGCGAACGACTTCTGGCCCTCCTCGATG belongs to Halorarum halophilum and includes:
- a CDS encoding thiamine pyrophosphate-dependent enzyme, with product MSERESNDRSPSATGAGDGGARYLTQDDLEVPTHRIVAPDGSYNAGAVPDLDDEELRDLYRWMVTDRVFCRRMVNIQRRGELGTFGSTRGQEASIVGSASTLEPDDWLFVGRAWTPMFMRGVPMRDMILFWRGIEEGQKSFAEHNSQIAISIGSHLPLAAGVSWGMDLDDGDAVTTAYLGDGATSTGAAHEAINLAGALRLPALFFCQNNQYAISTNFESQTGASTIAQKALAYGIDAIRVDGQDVLAVYDAVSTAKERVRQGEPVFVESVTYRLDAHTTSDDPTRYRDDEEVERWEEDDPIERYRSFLEAEGLWDDIDHDAIVEEIEAEFDEALAAANEFEQRGVEELFAYVYDEMPPELARQLAEFEDLLERRPEMYDYVEQRPKG